ACCGATCTGCTACTCCGCAAGACCAACCAGGAAACCCATGGATCATTTCAATTACCGTGACGGTGAGCTGTTCGCCGAAGACGTCCCTGTCGCCGACATTGCCCGACAGTTTGGCACGCCGGCCTATGTCTATTCCCGTGCCACCCTCGAGCGCCACTATCGGGCCTACGACGAGGCTCTGAAGGATCGTCCCCATCTGGTGTGTTATGCGGTCAAGGCCAACAGCAACCTGGCGGTGCTCAACGTGCTGGCCCGGCTGGGATCCGGGTTCGATATTGTCTCGGCCGGCGAGCTGGAGCGGGTCCTCCGGGCGGGTGGCGACCCCGGCAAGGTGGTGTTCTCCGGCGTTGGCAAGCAGGAATGGGAAATGCGGCGGGCCCTTGAGGTCGGGGTGCGTTGCTTCAACGTGGAATCCGACACCGAACTGGATCGTCTGAATGCCGTGGCCGGCGAGCTTGGCGTGAAGGCCCCTGTGTCCTTGCGGGTGAATCCGGACGTGGACGCGGGCACCCACCCCTATATTTCCACCGGTTTGAAAGAGAACAAGTTCGGCATCGACATCGCGGAGGCGCCGGAGGTGTATGCCCGAGCAGCCGGCTTGCCCAACCTGGAGGTCAAGGGTGTGGATTGTCATATCGGTTCCCAGCTCACCAGTGTGTCCCCGTTCCTGGATGCCCTGGACCGGGTGCTGGCCCTGATTGACGATCTTGCCGACCGGGGCATCCAGATCCGCCACCTGGACATGGGGGGCGGGCTCGGCGTTACCTACAACCAGGAGCAGCCACCGCAACCCTCCGATTATGTCCGGGCACTGTCCGAGCGCCTGGGTGAACGGTCGCTTGAGCTGATTCTCGAGCCTGGTCGCTCCATTGCCGCCAATGCCGGCATCCTGGTGACCCGGGTCGAGTTCCTCAAGTGTACTGACCACCGTAACTTCGCCATCATTGATGCCGCCATGAACGACCTGATCCGCCCGGCCCTTTACAGCGCCTGGCAGGCGATCATTCCCGTCCGGCCGCACCAGGACGGTGACGAGAGAGCCTGGGACCTGGTGGGCCCTGTCTGCGAAACGGGCGACTTTCTGGGCAAGGACCGGCGTCTGCGCCTGAAGGCCGGGGATCTTCTTGCGGTGCGGTCGGCCGGCGCCTATGGCTTTGTGATGAGTTCCAACTACAACACCCGGAACCGGCCCCCGGAACTGATGGTGGATGGTGATCAGGTGCACGTGGTGCGTCGGCGTGAAACCCTCGAGGATCAGCTCGGCCCCGAGAGCTGTCTGCCGGAATGAGCGGGAACCAGGACATGAGTCAGCAGCGCCGCAGCCAGGGCCCGACACTGCGTTTCACCAAGATGCACGGTCTGGGCAATGATTTCATGGTGGTGGATGCCATCAGCCAGCCGTTCCGTCTGCGCCCGGAGATGATTCGCGAACTGGCCAACCGGAATTTCGGCATTGGTTTCGACCAGTTGCTGGTGGTAGAGCCTCCGGGTCTGCCCGATGTGGATTTCCGCTACCGGATCTTCAACGCTGACGGCTCGGAAGTGGAACAGTGCGGCAACGGGGCCCGCTGTTTCGCCCGCTTTGTCCGCGACCAGCGCCTGACCAACAAGAAGGTTATCCGGGTCCAGACCGCCAAGGGCGTGATCGAACTGCGGGCGGGCCGGGAAGGCATGGTCACCGTGAACATGGGGATCCCCGAGTTCAATCCGCCGGCCATTCCGTTTGCCGCCGATCGCCGCAAGGACGTCTACACGGTGGATGTGGATGGCCAGACCGTGGAGCTCAGCGCTGTGTCCATGGGCAATCCCCACGGCGTTCTGCTGGTTGATAACGTGGATACCGCTCCGGTGGAAACCCTGGGGCCTCTCCTGGAAAGGCACCCGCGCTTTCCGGCCCGTGCGAACATCGGCTTTCTGCAGATCCTGGATCGCTCCCATGCCCGGCTCCGGGTGTTTGAGCGCGGTTCCGGCGAGACCCTGGCCTGTGGCAGTGGCGCCTGTGCGGCGGTCGTTGTCGGCTGCGTAAGGGGGTTGCTGGATGCCCGCGTAGAGGTGGAGCTGCGTGGCGGCAAGCTGGTGATCGAATGGCAGGGCGAGGGGTCCCCTGTTATGATGGAAGGGCCTGCAACCAGCGTCTTTGAAGGGCAGTTAAGGCTGCCGGGCGACTCTGGTGGTCGCCGCCGGAAGAGCGGCCGCCCCCATAAACAACGGTCCTGACAGCCAGGAGTACACGATGACAGAACAAACGGCCCGCAAGAAGGCCGGTGAGCTCAGCCGGGAAGAAGTGGCTGACTACCTGCGCGCCAACCCCGATTTCTTTGTTGACCAGGACGAGCTTCTGCGCAGCCTGACCCTGCCCCATGACAGCGGGCGCGCGATTTCACTGGTGGAGCGGCAGGTGCACCTGTTCCGGGAACAGCGGGATACCCTGCGGAGGGAGCTGGTGGAGCTGGTCTCTATCGCCCGCCACAACGACCGGTTGTTCGAAAAGAGCAAGCGCCTGCTGATGCAGGTGATCGAGGCCCGAACCCTGAATGACATGGCCGCGGCCATTGATGACAGCATTCGCGGGGATTTCGGCCTGGACGCAGCCTCGGTACTGCTGTTCACCGACAACGAGCTGCCGGAAGCCTCCCAGGGGGCGCTGCACGTGGTCAGCCCGGCGGTTGCCCGGGAGCGCCTGGGCAGCCTGCTGGACGGCGAGCGTGCAGTATGTGGCCAGTTCCGGGAAAGCGAGCGACAGTTCCTGTTTCCGGATCGTGAGGAGCCAATCGCGTCCGTTGCCCTGGTGCCTCTGCGTCACGACAGCCTGGTGGGCGTGTTTGCCGTTGGCAGTTGCCAGCAGGGTTATTTCGACCAGAGCATGGGGTCTCTGTTCCTGAGTTACATCAGCGATACCCTCAGTCGACTGCTGCCGCCGATGGTCCAGCGCCACACCGCGGCGGTTCCGGTCACCGAGATGGTGACGGAGTCTCGCTGAGGTGTCCGACAGCCCGGCAGCCCCTCTGCCCGATGCGCTGTCACAACCGATTGCCGCGTTTATCCGGCATCTGGCGTCGGAAAAGCGTCATTCTCCGAGAACCTGCGACAGTTACCAGCGGGACCTGCTGCGCCTGGCCGGTTGGATGTTTGAGCGGAATCTCGGCCGTTGGCAGGGCCTGACCAACCACGAGCTCCGTCGCTATGTGGCCACCCTGAGCCGGGACGGGCTCGCCGGTCGAAGCATCGCACGGCACCTGTCCGCCACGCGCCGCTTCTACCAGTTTCTGCTACGCGAGAAGCTCGCCTCTGACAATCCGGCTCTGGATATCCGTGCGCCCAAAAGTGGCCGCCCCCTGCCAAAGGTGGCCGACGTGGATCAGCTCAACCATCTGCTTGATAGCCAACCGGATGATCCCCTCGAAATCCGTGATCTGTGCATGTTTGAGCTGATGTACTCTTCGGGGCTGCGACTGGCGGAACTGGCCGGACTTGATCTGCATCGTATCGATCTCAAGGGCGGTGAAGTCCGGGTGCTGGGTAAGGGCAGCAAAGAGCGGCTGTTGCCCGTGGGCTCCAAAGCGCTGGCCGCTTTGCGCGCCTGGCTGCCGCACCGGGCATCGTTGGCCAGTGATGGCGAGCCGGCACTGTTTGTCAGTCAGCGCGGCCAGAGACTCAGCCACCGCAGTATTCAGGCGCGGTTGAACCGCTGGGGCATCATTCACGGTGCAGATCAGAGACTGCACCCACACCTGCTTCGACATTCTTTTGCCAGCCACATGTTGGAATCCAGTGGTGACCTTCGAGCCGTACAAGAGTTGTTGGGTCATGCCGATATCGCCACGACCCAGGTGTATACCCACCTGGATTTTCAGCATTTGGCACGGGTTTATGACCAGAGTCACCCCAGGGCCCGGCGAGGCGGGTATCATGGCAACACCACCGAAGATGACAGCCCGAGCCGCTAGCCGGTCGCTGTGAGGCTTCAATACAGAGATTTGAACTACAGGGATTGACGGGAGCGCTCCATGACAACGGATCCGTCCTGGAAGGAAAAATACCTCCAGGAACTCGACGCGGCAGACCATCGGGAAAAACAATGGAAAGCGGAGCGCAATACCCTGGAGCGCATGCTGGTCAGAACCAGCCTGGCCTCCGAAGGCCAGACGCCGGAGCTGGACAAATTGCTGGCCCGGGTGCGCCAGGATCTCCGGAAAGGGCGGGTGGATGTGGACGCCTGGAAGGAACTGCAGGACCAGATTGACCGGCAGGTGGCTCTGCTGGATGAGCGACAGTCGGCCGGTCAGGAACGACGTTCGTTGTTTTCACGCCGGTCACCGGCTCCAGAACCGGCGGCTCCGACATTACAGGAAGCACCGCCAGCCACAGCGCCCGGCGACAGCCAGGACATCGAGGACAACATCCAGCGCTTGCGCATTGCCCGGCGAGTGGGTCAGCTGCTCGGTCAGATGCTGACGCAGGTGGCTCTGGAGCCGGCGGCTGAGGCCCGGGCGCGGTCATTGCAGCAGTCCCTTCTGGTCAGTAACGACTGGGACGAGTTGCGGGAGGGACTGAACCATGTCGCCGAGCTGGTGATCGCCGCTGTCACCCGGAGCAAGCGTGAGTTCGAGGCCTTCCTCAAGCGACTGGATGAGCGGCTCAATGTGCTGCGGGAGCATTTCGCCACCCAGTCCTCGGCCCAGACCGGCAGACTCCAGGCCTCTGAACATCTCGACAGAGAGATCCGCGAAGAGATCGAGAGAGTGGGCCAGAAACTGTCTGAAAGCGATGATCTGGCCGATCTCAAGCACTCCGTTACCCGTCATCTGGAATCCATTGGCGAGGCCGTCAGTCGTTTCCGTAGCCAGGAAACGGAGCGTGAGCGCATGCTTTCGGAACAGCTGGAGACCATGCAGCAGCGGGTTGCCGCCATGGAAGCTAATTCCGAGCAGATGCAGGAAGAGGTTCGCCGGGAACGTCTGCGGGCGATGACCGATCTGCTCACCGAACTGCCCAACCGGGAGGCCTGGCAAGAGCGGCTGGCGTTCGAATACAATCGCTGGCAGCGCTACGGCCACCCGCTGACGGTGGGGGTGCTGGATATCGATCTGTTCAAGCGGGTGAACGACAGCTATGGCCACAAGGCGGGCGACCGGGTATTACAGCTGGTCGCCCGGGAATTCCGGGAGCGCCTGCGTAACACCGATTTTGTCGCCCGTTTCGGGGGAGAGGAGTTTGTGCTGTTGTTCCCTGAGACCGGGCCCGACGACGCCCGGCAGGTATTGGATGAACTCAGGGAGCACGTAGGCCGCCTGCCGTTCCAT
The nucleotide sequence above comes from Marinobacter gudaonensis. Encoded proteins:
- the lysA gene encoding diaminopimelate decarboxylase, producing MDHFNYRDGELFAEDVPVADIARQFGTPAYVYSRATLERHYRAYDEALKDRPHLVCYAVKANSNLAVLNVLARLGSGFDIVSAGELERVLRAGGDPGKVVFSGVGKQEWEMRRALEVGVRCFNVESDTELDRLNAVAGELGVKAPVSLRVNPDVDAGTHPYISTGLKENKFGIDIAEAPEVYARAAGLPNLEVKGVDCHIGSQLTSVSPFLDALDRVLALIDDLADRGIQIRHLDMGGGLGVTYNQEQPPQPSDYVRALSERLGERSLELILEPGRSIAANAGILVTRVEFLKCTDHRNFAIIDAAMNDLIRPALYSAWQAIIPVRPHQDGDERAWDLVGPVCETGDFLGKDRRLRLKAGDLLAVRSAGAYGFVMSSNYNTRNRPPELMVDGDQVHVVRRRETLEDQLGPESCLPE
- the dapF gene encoding diaminopimelate epimerase, which codes for MSQQRRSQGPTLRFTKMHGLGNDFMVVDAISQPFRLRPEMIRELANRNFGIGFDQLLVVEPPGLPDVDFRYRIFNADGSEVEQCGNGARCFARFVRDQRLTNKKVIRVQTAKGVIELRAGREGMVTVNMGIPEFNPPAIPFAADRRKDVYTVDVDGQTVELSAVSMGNPHGVLLVDNVDTAPVETLGPLLERHPRFPARANIGFLQILDRSHARLRVFERGSGETLACGSGACAAVVVGCVRGLLDARVEVELRGGKLVIEWQGEGSPVMMEGPATSVFEGQLRLPGDSGGRRRKSGRPHKQRS
- a CDS encoding DUF484 family protein, producing MTEQTARKKAGELSREEVADYLRANPDFFVDQDELLRSLTLPHDSGRAISLVERQVHLFREQRDTLRRELVELVSIARHNDRLFEKSKRLLMQVIEARTLNDMAAAIDDSIRGDFGLDAASVLLFTDNELPEASQGALHVVSPAVARERLGSLLDGERAVCGQFRESERQFLFPDREEPIASVALVPLRHDSLVGVFAVGSCQQGYFDQSMGSLFLSYISDTLSRLLPPMVQRHTAAVPVTEMVTESR
- the xerC gene encoding tyrosine recombinase XerC; translation: MSDSPAAPLPDALSQPIAAFIRHLASEKRHSPRTCDSYQRDLLRLAGWMFERNLGRWQGLTNHELRRYVATLSRDGLAGRSIARHLSATRRFYQFLLREKLASDNPALDIRAPKSGRPLPKVADVDQLNHLLDSQPDDPLEIRDLCMFELMYSSGLRLAELAGLDLHRIDLKGGEVRVLGKGSKERLLPVGSKALAALRAWLPHRASLASDGEPALFVSQRGQRLSHRSIQARLNRWGIIHGADQRLHPHLLRHSFASHMLESSGDLRAVQELLGHADIATTQVYTHLDFQHLARVYDQSHPRARRGGYHGNTTEDDSPSR
- a CDS encoding GGDEF domain-containing protein, producing MTTDPSWKEKYLQELDAADHREKQWKAERNTLERMLVRTSLASEGQTPELDKLLARVRQDLRKGRVDVDAWKELQDQIDRQVALLDERQSAGQERRSLFSRRSPAPEPAAPTLQEAPPATAPGDSQDIEDNIQRLRIARRVGQLLGQMLTQVALEPAAEARARSLQQSLLVSNDWDELREGLNHVAELVIAAVTRSKREFEAFLKRLDERLNVLREHFATQSSAQTGRLQASEHLDREIREEIERVGQKLSESDDLADLKHSVTRHLESIGEAVSRFRSQETERERMLSEQLETMQQRVAAMEANSEQMQEEVRRERLRAMTDLLTELPNREAWQERLAFEYNRWQRYGHPLTVGVLDIDLFKRVNDSYGHKAGDRVLQLVAREFRERLRNTDFVARFGGEEFVLLFPETGPDDARQVLDELREHVGRLPFHFRGEPVTVTFSAGLAGLVSGDTEESVFDRADRALYQAKDDGRNRVAVSSDEGTGAGD